A single Paenibacillus kribbensis DNA region contains:
- a CDS encoding PilZ domain-containing protein — translation MTSIIIGFIILIIVVCLVNGIVHFMDLKKQLGMKELEKKELKKSLEEANSKLNRREAFRLGVPDEGCAFEFLHFGDEALAGLTHRKGIGKIQDISVKGLKLICDYDLPLKKTVLIQIEFELNKEPFVLQAHLIRKEAHISQPFITYGLIFVEMIPTDQERLVYCINQRVLKQANPTTSVV, via the coding sequence ATGACATCCATTATCATAGGATTTATCATTTTAATTATCGTTGTGTGTCTGGTCAACGGAATTGTTCATTTTATGGATCTAAAAAAACAATTGGGTATGAAAGAGCTGGAGAAGAAGGAGCTTAAGAAGTCACTGGAGGAAGCCAACAGCAAGTTGAATCGGCGGGAAGCCTTTCGTTTGGGTGTTCCGGACGAGGGGTGTGCGTTTGAGTTTTTACATTTTGGCGACGAGGCTCTGGCAGGGCTTACCCATAGAAAAGGGATCGGTAAAATACAAGACATTAGTGTAAAGGGGCTAAAGCTGATTTGCGATTATGATCTACCTTTAAAAAAAACGGTCCTCATCCAGATTGAATTCGAGCTAAACAAAGAGCCGTTTGTCTTGCAGGCACACTTAATCCGAAAAGAGGCGCATATTAGCCAGCCTTTTATTACATACGGGCTTATATTTGTTGAAATGATTCCTACGGACCAGGAGAGGCTGGTGTACTGTATTAATCAGCGTGTTTTAAAACAAGCAAACCCCACAACATCTGTGGTATAA
- the celB gene encoding PTS cellobiose transporter subunit IIC, with amino-acid sequence MFEKLSRILIPIAGKLNNNRYLTVLRDAFMLSFPLTVFGSIIVVIINLPFLKGWMGEGNLTTFQNLLNIAPNATLNIMTLFVVVGIGYYLSRSYKVEPIFGGMIALASFLMLTPFVLTQESGATIAGVIPVDRIGAKGMFLGMIVAFIAAEIYRKVTQRNFVIKMPPGVPPAVAKSFAALLPACITLGIFLIINVIVTLTLHNNLHDLIYHAVQAPLVHLGSGIIPTLIAIFFVQLLWFFGLHGQIIINSVMDPIWNTLALENYEAYSKGLELPHIITKQFVDIYTVGIGGTGMTLAVVLTILIFLKSKQLKQVSKLALGPGLFNVNEPVIFGLPIVMNPLIFVPWVISPMIVTLITYFAMSTGIVPPPNGIQVPWTMPLFFSGMMGTGSLMGGVLQLFNMAVVFVIWFPFLKIIDRMNVRKEQEEELSQATLAGKDQTVGM; translated from the coding sequence TTGTTTGAAAAATTAAGCCGGATACTGATACCTATTGCCGGTAAACTGAACAACAACCGCTATCTTACTGTACTGCGTGATGCATTTATGCTGTCATTCCCATTGACGGTTTTTGGCTCCATTATCGTTGTTATTATCAATCTGCCGTTCTTAAAAGGATGGATGGGCGAGGGCAATCTGACGACTTTTCAAAATCTGCTGAATATTGCGCCTAATGCCACACTGAACATCATGACCCTATTCGTGGTCGTCGGGATTGGTTATTACCTATCTCGAAGTTATAAGGTCGAACCCATATTCGGCGGCATGATCGCGTTGGCCAGCTTTTTGATGCTGACCCCGTTCGTGCTGACACAAGAAAGCGGTGCAACGATTGCCGGGGTCATTCCGGTTGATCGGATCGGGGCCAAAGGCATGTTCCTTGGTATGATCGTTGCTTTTATCGCGGCTGAGATTTACCGAAAGGTGACGCAGCGAAATTTTGTCATTAAAATGCCTCCAGGCGTTCCGCCGGCAGTTGCCAAATCGTTTGCCGCTTTGCTTCCGGCGTGTATCACATTGGGCATATTTTTGATCATCAACGTTATAGTTACCCTGACCCTTCACAATAACCTGCATGATTTGATTTATCATGCCGTTCAGGCGCCGCTGGTGCATTTGGGCAGTGGAATTATACCTACATTGATTGCTATTTTCTTTGTTCAGCTCTTATGGTTCTTTGGGCTTCATGGTCAAATCATTATCAACTCGGTTATGGACCCGATCTGGAATACGCTGGCACTTGAAAACTATGAAGCGTACTCCAAAGGTTTGGAACTGCCGCATATTATCACGAAGCAGTTTGTGGATATTTATACAGTAGGTATCGGTGGTACAGGTATGACACTGGCTGTCGTGCTCACGATTCTGATCTTCCTGAAGAGCAAGCAGTTGAAGCAGGTCAGTAAGCTGGCCCTTGGACCGGGCCTGTTTAATGTCAACGAACCCGTCATATTCGGTCTGCCGATTGTGATGAATCCGCTTATTTTCGTTCCATGGGTCATTTCTCCCATGATTGTTACGCTGATTACTTACTTTGCCATGTCCACGGGTATTGTACCACCGCCCAACGGGATACAGGTTCCTTGGACGATGCCGTTGTTCTTTAGTGGAATGATGGGTACGGGCTCCCTGATGGGCGGCGTGCTGCAACTGTTTAATATGGCTGTCGTCTTTGTCATCTGGTTCCCGTTCCTGAAAATTATTGACCGGATGAACGTTCGTAAAGAGCAGGAAGAGGAGCTTAGCCAAGCAACCCTTGCAGGTAAGGATCAAACTGTTGGAATGTAA
- a CDS encoding HD-GYP domain-containing protein has product MEEILVNCLTRLLSKNKQVYEHSLRVGNMAKRMASYLNFDEQQTRKFVIGCCIHDVGKILLPDGILDKSAPLNKEEWKMMKIHPLLGTKLILREGILDQDVVDIVRFHHERWDGQGYPFGISGDKIPSMARMCSIIDAFDSMISDRPYRRGMSMQEAKEELWRHIGTQFDLLYVERFLHLLEDLSSALEQ; this is encoded by the coding sequence GTGGAAGAAATTTTAGTGAACTGTCTGACTCGCCTTTTATCCAAAAATAAACAAGTGTATGAACACTCCCTGAGGGTTGGAAATATGGCTAAACGGATGGCTTCTTACCTAAATTTCGATGAGCAGCAGACACGGAAATTCGTCATAGGTTGTTGTATTCACGATGTTGGGAAAATATTGCTGCCGGATGGCATATTGGACAAGTCAGCCCCCTTGAATAAGGAGGAGTGGAAAATGATGAAGATCCATCCTCTCCTGGGGACCAAGCTTATTTTGAGAGAGGGGATACTGGATCAGGATGTTGTGGACATCGTCCGATTTCACCATGAACGCTGGGATGGACAGGGTTATCCGTTTGGCATAAGTGGCGACAAAATCCCGTCTATGGCCCGGATGTGTTCCATTATTGATGCTTTTGACAGTATGATTTCGGATCGACCGTATCGCCGGGGCATGTCCATGCAAGAGGCCAAGGAGGAGCTTTGGCGCCACATTGGAACACAATTTGATTTGCTATATGTAGAACGGTTTTTGCATCTGCTTGAGGATCTGTCGAGTGCCCTTGAACAATAA
- a CDS encoding PTS lactose/cellobiose transporter subunit IIA has product MDKVNIAELTEEQISFQLILHSGSARSKVIQALSEYRNENAEGADELLKQAKQDLRAAHDIHFQMVQKEAGGTQTPFSLLLMHAEDHLMSTATMKDLVQELLELFKSRDL; this is encoded by the coding sequence ATGGATAAAGTCAACATAGCTGAACTGACGGAAGAACAAATTAGCTTCCAGCTTATTCTCCATAGTGGAAGCGCTCGCAGTAAAGTGATTCAGGCGCTGAGCGAATACCGCAATGAGAATGCGGAAGGTGCGGACGAATTGCTCAAGCAGGCGAAGCAGGATTTGCGTGCAGCGCATGATATCCATTTTCAAATGGTCCAGAAGGAAGCGGGAGGAACCCAGACTCCTTTCTCACTCCTTCTGATGCATGCCGAGGATCATCTGATGTCCACGGCTACCATGAAGGATTTGGTTCAAGAGCTGCTGGAGCTGTTCAAATCCAGAGATCTATAG
- a CDS encoding PTS sugar transporter subunit IIB, with amino-acid sequence MKKILLACSSGMSTSLLVTKMQDYAKSIGDEAEIWAVGQDQASEDMAKADAVLIGPQMSFLKGQLEKEAAQYGIHVEVIDMMAYGMVDGKKAYEQAVKLVERKNG; translated from the coding sequence ATGAAGAAAATTTTACTGGCGTGTAGCTCAGGTATGTCTACAAGTTTGCTGGTTACCAAGATGCAGGATTATGCCAAGTCCATTGGGGACGAGGCTGAAATTTGGGCAGTAGGTCAAGATCAGGCATCAGAAGACATGGCTAAGGCTGATGCGGTATTGATTGGCCCGCAAATGAGTTTTCTCAAGGGGCAGCTGGAAAAGGAAGCAGCCCAATATGGTATTCATGTAGAAGTGATTGACATGATGGCCTACGGAATGGTTGACGGTAAGAAAGCCTATGAGCAGGCTGTGAAGCTGGTGGAACGTAAAAATGGATAA
- a CDS encoding tyrosine-type recombinase/integrase, translating into MYMSKMISSQLHAHSIHNPETYTDDQIIGLFLSTCGSSPYTLRNYKRAIEQFRNFTSGKPLRTVTWQDIEVYKIGLLEGFCSSTKQTPAPATIASLLAPLRSLYKWGSDPSIHIFQHNPTTSVRTPKIPVNSKNHFLTKNELRQLLTYLKTQGERNYLIALTLVLLGLRVSEMVAIQWDHFHYDPTETFIWLTVFNGKGGKQREVKVPPRLWNMYKQFKGILPLDEPLDMPERLFPLSVRQVETIIKRAREEVGITKKITPHWFRHTNATLALIQGASLQQVQENLGHSHINTTQRYLHTVSQMQKAAPDYVEDCLKDIL; encoded by the coding sequence ATGTATATGTCCAAAATGATATCTTCTCAGCTACATGCCCATTCCATACACAACCCTGAGACGTACACGGATGACCAAATCATTGGGTTATTCTTAAGTACTTGCGGCAGCTCACCGTATACCCTGCGAAACTACAAGAGAGCCATTGAGCAGTTCCGGAATTTCACATCAGGCAAACCATTGCGGACAGTGACATGGCAGGATATTGAGGTCTATAAAATCGGCTTATTAGAAGGGTTTTGCAGTTCTACCAAGCAAACACCCGCACCAGCAACCATTGCCAGCCTTTTGGCACCATTAAGGTCACTGTACAAGTGGGGAAGCGATCCAAGCATTCATATTTTCCAGCACAATCCCACGACAAGTGTACGGACTCCCAAAATCCCGGTGAACAGTAAAAACCATTTTTTGACCAAAAATGAGCTGCGCCAGCTTCTAACCTATTTAAAAACGCAGGGGGAACGAAATTATCTTATCGCTCTCACGCTGGTATTATTGGGACTTCGGGTGTCTGAGATGGTAGCTATACAGTGGGATCATTTCCATTACGATCCGACAGAGACATTCATTTGGCTGACCGTATTTAACGGAAAAGGAGGCAAACAGCGGGAGGTGAAAGTGCCACCAAGGCTTTGGAATATGTACAAGCAGTTCAAGGGTATCCTTCCGCTGGATGAGCCATTAGATATGCCTGAAAGACTGTTCCCATTGTCTGTAAGACAAGTAGAAACGATCATTAAGCGGGCCAGGGAAGAAGTCGGTATCACGAAAAAGATAACGCCCCACTGGTTTCGCCATACGAACGCTACATTGGCCCTGATTCAGGGGGCATCGTTACAGCAGGTGCAGGAAAATCTGGGCCACTCCCACATCAATACGACGCAACGCTACCTTCATACGGTTAGCCAAATGCAAAAAGCAGCTCCCGACTACGTGGAAGACTGCTTAAAGGATATACTATAG